The genomic segment AAATCATCAATGATACTAGCTTGGAGAGCGGTTCGATTATCGATCTTCGTGAATATCGAAAAGGAGAGGTCCATGGATAATAAGGCTCTGATATTTATCAAACCCGATGCAGCCAGGCCCAAGGTTGTCGATTTTGTCGTGAAATTCCTCGATGGATGGGGGGTATGCCTCTCTGAGCCGGTTTCGGTACGGGGCACCACCATTGCGGCCGAGAGGACCATCGATAGACACTATTTCGCTATTGCCGGAACCGCGGTCGAGCGCAAACCCGTCGATTACACACTATCAGAAGATGCCAGGGAAGTCTTTCGGGGAAGTTTCGGCCTTCGTTGGGAAGAGGCCCTTGCATCAGGGCTTCTGCTGAATGCGCAAGAGGCCCAGGAACGTCTTGGCGGAATATCCGGAATCGACCTGAACGAGCTTTGGAAGGCAAGCAGGCAGGTGAAAATGGCCCCCGGCCTCTATGCCGGCTTTTTTGCCGACAAAGGCTGGTATGTAATAAACGGCTTCTATCCCGGTCAGCGTGAGGTTTTTACCAACCCCGATGCCCAGGTGATATTGTTCGAGGCCTCTTTTTCGCCGGAGAAACTCCACTGGGAAGAGTTCAGATCAAAGGTGATCGGGGCAACTGACCCTACAGCTGCTCCGGAGAGCTCGCTGCGAGGGCAGATCCTGACACGATATCAG from the Sediminispirochaeta bajacaliforniensis DSM 16054 genome contains:
- a CDS encoding nucleoside-diphosphate kinase; the encoded protein is MDNKALIFIKPDAARPKVVDFVVKFLDGWGVCLSEPVSVRGTTIAAERTIDRHYFAIAGTAVERKPVDYTLSEDAREVFRGSFGLRWEEALASGLLLNAQEAQERLGGISGIDLNELWKASRQVKMAPGLYAGFFADKGWYVINGFYPGQREVFTNPDAQVILFEASFSPEKLHWEEFRSKVIGATDPTAAPESSLRGQILTRYQELGIAHRPEMSRNGIHASAGPVEGLRERMVWLGRDPSIDPLSRKLIAEGLNPGELDRLLENAMVSVSGNRGPVFDLTEDIDSDEAAGRLRGVVFEE